From Yersinia hibernica, a single genomic window includes:
- a CDS encoding L-lactate MFS transporter gives MSSKPVNRWLIVIGTIIVQMGLGTIYTWSLFNQPLGEKFSWSLGAVATTFSITSFSLAIATLFAGRLQERIGIRKLTLISGIILGLGLIASSFATSLGMIYLLAGIVVGFADGTAYITTLSNLIKWFPERKGLISGISVGAFGTGSLLFKYVNASLIANQGVSLAFFYWGIIVMVLVGAGSFLLREKIATPPTTNLQSPRMGRDFSVKEMLAVKESYFLFIIFFTACMSGLYLIGIVKDLGVQLAGMDLATAANTVSAIAIFNTAGRIILGALSDKVGRLRVISFTLLVTTLAVSVLSFAPLTHALFFLCVGAIAFCFGGNITVFPAIVGDFFGLKNHSKNYGVIYQGFGLGALAGSFIAAQLGGYHATFIVIAALSVLSLLLTLIIKPPKGATAEVAESSTAPTGITANSHA, from the coding sequence ATGAGCAGTAAACCGGTAAATCGTTGGCTAATTGTTATTGGCACCATCATTGTTCAGATGGGTTTAGGCACTATCTATACTTGGAGCTTATTTAATCAGCCGCTAGGGGAGAAATTCAGTTGGTCATTGGGGGCGGTTGCCACCACATTTTCTATCACCAGTTTCTCGCTGGCTATTGCCACTTTATTTGCTGGCCGTCTGCAAGAGCGCATTGGTATCCGTAAACTGACACTGATTTCCGGCATCATTCTCGGCTTGGGCTTAATAGCCAGCTCCTTCGCCACCTCACTTGGGATGATTTACCTGCTGGCGGGTATTGTGGTGGGTTTTGCCGATGGCACGGCCTACATCACGACGTTGTCGAATCTGATTAAGTGGTTCCCAGAGCGCAAGGGGTTGATTTCTGGTATTTCTGTCGGAGCATTTGGCACCGGTAGCCTGTTGTTCAAATATGTGAATGCCAGTTTGATTGCCAACCAAGGTGTATCGCTGGCTTTTTTCTATTGGGGCATTATCGTGATGGTCTTGGTCGGGGCCGGTTCTTTCTTATTGCGGGAGAAAATCGCCACGCCACCCACTACCAACCTGCAATCTCCCCGGATGGGCCGTGATTTCAGTGTCAAAGAGATGCTGGCAGTCAAAGAGTCTTATTTCCTGTTTATTATCTTCTTCACCGCCTGTATGAGTGGCTTATATCTGATTGGTATTGTGAAAGATTTGGGGGTGCAACTGGCAGGAATGGATTTGGCTACCGCCGCCAATACGGTGTCGGCCATCGCCATTTTCAACACCGCGGGCCGCATTATTCTGGGAGCGCTATCAGATAAAGTTGGCCGCCTACGGGTTATCAGCTTCACCTTGCTGGTGACCACCTTAGCCGTATCAGTGCTGAGCTTTGCCCCACTGACTCACGCCCTGTTCTTCTTGTGTGTTGGCGCGATTGCCTTCTGCTTTGGCGGTAACATCACCGTGTTCCCGGCCATTGTTGGCGACTTCTTCGGCCTGAAAAACCACAGCAAAAACTATGGCGTTATTTATCAAGGGTTTGGTCTAGGTGCGCTGGCGGGGTCATTTATTGCGGCACAGCTGGGCGGATATCACGCGACTTTTATTGTTATTGCCGCGCTGTCGGTGCTCTCCCTACTATTGACCCTGATTATCAAACCACCCAAAGGGGCTACAGCTGAAGTGGCGGAGAGCTCAACCGCTCCAACCGGAATCACCGCCAACAGCCATGCATAA
- the glk gene encoding glucokinase: MTSYALVGDVGGTNARLALCAVATGEISQAKTYSGLDYDSLEAVIKQYLSEHKVTVEHACIAIACPITGDWVAMTNHTWAFSIAAMQQNLGLKHLEIINDFTAVSMAIPMLSAQDVLQFGGTAPQPGKPVAVYGAGTGLGVAHLVHVDSRWISLPGEGGHVDFAPNSEEEDRILAVLRQELGHVSAERVLSGPGLVNLYRAIVISDGRLPENLAPKDVTERALANSCTDCRRALALFCVIMGRFGGNLALNLSTFGGVYIAGGIVPRFMEFFKASGFRGAFEDKGRFKDFLQDIPVYMITHQQPGLLGAGAYLRQKLGHTLHP; encoded by the coding sequence ATGACAAGCTATGCCCTGGTGGGTGACGTTGGCGGCACTAATGCCCGTCTGGCGCTTTGCGCTGTGGCGACGGGCGAAATATCACAAGCAAAAACATATTCAGGATTGGATTACGACAGTCTGGAAGCTGTCATTAAGCAATATTTATCCGAGCATAAAGTGACTGTCGAGCACGCCTGTATTGCGATTGCTTGCCCGATTACAGGTGATTGGGTCGCCATGACTAATCATACATGGGCATTTTCTATTGCCGCAATGCAGCAAAATTTGGGGTTGAAGCACTTAGAAATCATTAATGATTTCACGGCAGTATCAATGGCGATCCCGATGTTATCCGCGCAGGATGTCCTGCAATTTGGCGGCACAGCGCCACAGCCAGGTAAACCGGTTGCGGTCTATGGTGCGGGCACAGGCTTGGGCGTGGCACATTTAGTTCATGTGGATAGCCGCTGGATAAGCTTGCCGGGTGAGGGGGGGCATGTGGATTTTGCCCCCAATAGTGAAGAAGAAGACCGGATTTTGGCCGTATTGCGCCAGGAACTGGGCCATGTATCTGCTGAACGCGTGCTTTCAGGCCCTGGGCTGGTCAATTTATACCGGGCTATTGTGATTTCTGATGGGCGACTGCCTGAGAACCTGGCCCCGAAAGATGTAACTGAGCGGGCTTTAGCTAACAGTTGCACCGATTGTCGCCGCGCATTGGCCCTGTTTTGTGTGATTATGGGGCGCTTTGGCGGCAACCTGGCTTTGAATCTCAGCACTTTTGGCGGCGTGTATATCGCCGGCGGTATTGTGCCTCGCTTTATGGAATTCTTTAAAGCATCCGGTTTTCGCGGTGCTTTTGAAGATAAAGGCCGCTTCAAAGATTTCTTACAGGATATCCCAGTCTACATGATTACTCATCAGCAGCCCGGTTTGCTGGGGGCGGGGGCATATTTACGTCAGAAGTTAGGGCATACTCTTCATCCTTGA
- a CDS encoding multidrug/biocide efflux PACE transporter: MQVHRKSVFERVIHAIGFEVIAVAICAPAGAWLLDRSILQMGTLAVLLSSVAMLWNIIYNSLFDYFWPVSRVAKTLRVRALHALGFEGGFILIGLPIAAFALGISLLQAFMLEIGFFLFFLPYTMFYNWAYDSLRARIIRPRQSAILTPAANKGRGSN, encoded by the coding sequence ATGCAAGTTCATCGCAAATCTGTATTTGAGCGCGTTATCCATGCTATTGGTTTTGAAGTGATTGCGGTCGCCATTTGCGCGCCAGCCGGGGCATGGCTGCTTGATCGCTCCATATTGCAAATGGGAACATTGGCCGTGCTTCTCTCTTCAGTGGCGATGCTGTGGAATATTATTTACAACAGCCTATTTGACTACTTCTGGCCGGTGAGCCGGGTGGCCAAAACGTTACGAGTGCGCGCATTGCATGCACTGGGTTTTGAGGGCGGATTTATCCTGATTGGTTTGCCGATTGCGGCTTTTGCCTTGGGAATATCACTGTTACAGGCATTTATGCTGGAGATTGGTTTCTTCTTATTCTTCCTGCCTTACACCATGTTTTATAACTGGGCCTATGACAGTTTACGGGCGCGAATTATCCGCCCACGCCAGTCCGCGATATTGACCCCCGCGGCCAATAAAGGCCGTGGCTCAAATTGA
- a CDS encoding LysR family transcriptional regulator has translation MHYSPEALIAFVEAAALGSFSAAARKLRKSQSTISTAIANLEADLGLTLFDRQARQPVLTDHGRRVLSHVQEILAASERLDNLSIRLAGQVETRLTFVLSDTYQPTHHENLLRRFEQRYPDIEFECLIAEDDDVIDLLQLRRAHIGVVEVQHHYPPDIAATRLSAQTEMAIFVRADHPLAQWPQVHPEQLATTRQLRLNTYNRTERNQSQGLMWSAPSYLMLLEMAEQGFGWAILPRWLVEQYSRNKLVSIAAVGWPKMISIDAVWSKKSPPGPAGYWLLDQLTGNINSPE, from the coding sequence ATGCATTACTCTCCCGAAGCCCTGATAGCATTTGTCGAAGCCGCGGCACTTGGCTCTTTCTCCGCGGCAGCCCGTAAGCTGCGCAAAAGCCAGTCGACCATCAGCACCGCAATTGCCAATCTGGAGGCAGATTTAGGGCTGACATTGTTTGACCGCCAAGCTCGCCAGCCGGTGTTAACTGACCATGGGCGTCGGGTGCTCTCTCATGTGCAGGAAATTCTGGCCGCCAGTGAACGGTTGGATAATCTATCAATCCGTTTGGCAGGCCAAGTTGAAACCCGACTGACTTTTGTTTTGTCTGATACCTATCAGCCCACCCATCATGAAAATCTGCTGCGCCGCTTTGAACAGCGCTATCCTGATATCGAATTTGAGTGTTTGATTGCCGAGGATGACGATGTCATTGATTTGCTGCAACTCAGGCGAGCTCATATTGGCGTAGTGGAAGTTCAGCATCATTATCCACCGGATATTGCTGCCACCCGATTATCTGCTCAAACTGAGATGGCAATATTTGTCAGAGCGGATCATCCACTGGCACAATGGCCGCAGGTTCACCCGGAGCAATTAGCCACCACCCGACAACTTCGTCTCAATACCTATAACCGCACCGAACGCAATCAGTCACAAGGGCTAATGTGGTCAGCTCCCAGCTATTTGATGTTGCTGGAAATGGCGGAGCAAGGCTTCGGTTGGGCTATTTTGCCGCGTTGGTTGGTTGAACAATATAGCCGTAACAAGCTGGTGTCGATTGCGGCCGTGGGTTGGCCAAAAATGATCTCAATTGATGCCGTTTGGTCGAAAAAAAGCCCACCCGGGCCGGCGGGCTATTGGCTGTTAGATCAGTTGACCGGTAATATCAATAGCCCCGAGTGA
- a CDS encoding alpha-keto acid decarboxylase family protein translates to MVSHYKVADYLLDRLAQVGIRHLFGVPGDFNLHFLDHVISHPIIQWMGCANELNAAYAADGYARVMPAAALLTTVGVGELSAINGIAGSYAEYLPVIHIVGTPALPSQQAGLLLHHSLGDGDFGHFAHMAKEISCAQTSLTAENAVAEIDRVLVAALSQRRPVYLQLPSNVAQADVTMHLGALALSQPILSPSSLQAFIDAAREKLQSARRVALLADFLADRFGARQSLNNWLTDVNLPHSTLLMGKGLLDESHPLFLGTYAGAASDSKVKEYIEGADVLVMVGVWFVDTITSGFSQHINQDNCIDVQPEQVRIGRKVFNQIPMTVAVAALHQLCKTLQNEWQQPVNPHPIQQVAQHHLLSQQAFWHHIQPFFLPGDIVITDQGTSCFGAASLHLPTGCTFISQSLWGSIGFSLPAAYGAKVGQPQRRVILLIGDGAAQLTIQELGSMLRDGLAPIIFLLNNQGYTVERAIHGPHQHYNDIAQWDWTHLPQALALGKQTFTRRVTQVDELQQVLIEIGHCQQLAFIEVVLPPMDAPELLVNVAKSLQARNTAT, encoded by the coding sequence ATGGTGAGTCACTATAAGGTCGCAGACTATTTACTGGATCGACTGGCACAAGTGGGTATCCGGCATCTCTTTGGTGTTCCTGGTGATTTTAATCTTCACTTTCTAGACCATGTTATTAGCCACCCGATTATCCAATGGATGGGATGTGCTAATGAGCTTAATGCCGCCTATGCTGCGGATGGTTATGCCCGAGTCATGCCTGCGGCTGCATTGCTTACCACAGTGGGGGTCGGGGAGTTAAGTGCTATCAATGGTATTGCTGGCAGTTATGCTGAATATCTTCCAGTCATTCATATTGTCGGTACCCCGGCCTTACCTTCACAACAGGCTGGTCTGTTGCTCCACCACTCATTAGGTGACGGCGATTTTGGCCATTTTGCTCATATGGCGAAAGAGATTAGCTGCGCACAAACCAGTTTGACGGCTGAAAATGCTGTGGCAGAAATCGACCGCGTGTTAGTGGCTGCATTATCCCAGCGACGCCCGGTTTATCTCCAACTTCCCAGCAATGTTGCACAGGCCGATGTGACCATGCACTTGGGCGCTTTGGCGCTTTCTCAACCTATTTTATCCCCATCCTCTTTGCAGGCATTTATTGATGCCGCCCGTGAAAAATTGCAGTCAGCACGCCGCGTGGCGCTATTAGCCGATTTCTTGGCCGACCGATTTGGTGCCCGACAGTCGCTGAATAATTGGCTGACAGACGTGAATCTGCCACATTCAACCTTGCTGATGGGTAAAGGGCTGTTGGATGAATCTCACCCGCTGTTTCTTGGGACCTATGCCGGTGCGGCCAGTGATAGCAAAGTCAAAGAATATATTGAAGGTGCTGATGTTTTAGTGATGGTCGGGGTGTGGTTTGTCGATACCATTACTAGCGGATTTAGCCAGCATATTAATCAAGATAATTGTATTGATGTTCAGCCGGAGCAGGTGCGTATCGGGCGCAAAGTTTTCAACCAAATCCCGATGACCGTGGCGGTGGCGGCATTACATCAGTTATGTAAGACTTTACAAAATGAATGGCAGCAGCCAGTTAATCCTCATCCGATACAGCAGGTTGCGCAACATCACTTGCTTAGCCAACAAGCATTTTGGCATCATATCCAGCCGTTTTTCCTGCCCGGCGATATTGTGATTACCGATCAGGGGACTTCATGTTTTGGCGCTGCAAGTTTGCATTTACCCACCGGATGCACATTTATTTCGCAATCATTATGGGGATCAATTGGGTTTAGTTTACCGGCGGCTTATGGCGCGAAGGTAGGACAACCTCAGCGCCGAGTGATCTTGCTTATCGGTGACGGCGCAGCGCAATTGACTATCCAAGAGTTGGGGTCAATGTTGCGTGACGGATTAGCCCCTATTATTTTTCTGCTTAATAACCAAGGATATACGGTGGAGCGGGCTATTCATGGGCCACATCAGCACTATAACGATATTGCTCAGTGGGATTGGACGCACCTACCCCAGGCATTGGCTTTGGGTAAACAAACCTTTACACGTCGTGTTACGCAGGTAGATGAGCTGCAACAGGTATTGATAGAAATCGGCCATTGCCAACAGTTGGCATTTATCGAGGTAGTTTTGCCACCAATGGATGCCCCTGAATTATTGGTTAATGTGGCCAAATCTCTTCAGGCCCGCAATACGGCAACCTGA
- a CDS encoding aldo/keto reductase, with product MVYQAASSRYQEMEYHRCGRSGLMLPAISLGLWHNFGDNTLYENSRNLIHRAFDHGITHFDLANNYGPPPGSAELNFGRILHQDLRPYRDELIISSKAGYTMWPGPYGDWGSKKYLIASINQSLQRMGLDYVDIFYHHRPDPNTPLTETMAALDLLVRQGKALYIGLSNYPAAQMRQACDILAQLGTPCLIHQPKYSMFERGIEADLQDTLDEYGVGSIAFSPLAGGLLTDRYLAGIPLDSRAASDSKFLNPEQLSVEKLAKVRQLNELALDRGQKLSQMSLAWVLRGGRVTSALIGASKTSQIDDAVGMLANSEFSDTEIKTIEDILV from the coding sequence ATGGTCTATCAGGCAGCGTCCTCCCGCTATCAGGAGATGGAATATCACCGTTGTGGCCGTAGCGGATTAATGCTGCCGGCCATTTCTCTTGGTCTGTGGCACAATTTTGGCGATAACACACTATATGAAAATAGCCGTAATTTGATTCATCGCGCTTTTGACCATGGTATTACCCATTTTGATTTAGCCAATAACTACGGCCCACCGCCCGGTTCAGCCGAGCTGAACTTCGGCCGGATCCTGCATCAAGATCTGCGCCCTTATCGTGACGAACTGATTATTTCATCCAAAGCGGGTTACACCATGTGGCCCGGCCCTTATGGTGATTGGGGTTCAAAGAAGTATCTGATTGCCAGTATCAATCAAAGCCTACAACGTATGGGTTTGGATTATGTTGATATCTTTTACCACCATCGCCCTGACCCTAATACCCCGTTGACAGAAACCATGGCGGCACTGGATTTGCTGGTGCGTCAGGGCAAAGCGCTGTATATCGGCCTGTCTAACTACCCCGCAGCACAAATGCGCCAAGCCTGTGACATTCTCGCGCAACTCGGCACCCCTTGCCTCATTCATCAACCCAAATACTCCATGTTTGAGCGCGGGATTGAAGCCGATTTGCAGGATACATTGGATGAATATGGCGTCGGGTCTATTGCTTTCTCGCCCTTGGCTGGCGGTTTATTAACTGACCGCTATTTAGCCGGTATCCCATTGGACTCACGGGCAGCCAGCGACAGTAAGTTCCTTAATCCTGAGCAACTTTCAGTAGAAAAGTTGGCTAAAGTTCGCCAATTGAATGAACTGGCACTGGATCGTGGGCAGAAATTGTCACAGATGTCTTTAGCTTGGGTGTTACGCGGGGGCCGGGTAACGTCAGCACTGATTGGTGCCAGTAAAACCAGTCAAATTGATGATGCCGTCGGCATGTTGGCCAATAGCGAATTCAGTGATACAGAAATAAAAACCATTGAAGACATATTAGTGTAA
- a CDS encoding DUF2502 domain-containing protein, which yields MFTMLKLSVVRPRRIRPLLLITLLAWFPLIPMANAESIELLPSISLHIGEQDNSGNYWDGYDWRDRQWWHDHQGRDLGERNRHGHYWDGYRWQDRDWWKKNYYYREGRYWKYDKHYDKHGKKHHRGKGHGHHHDN from the coding sequence ATGTTTACAATGCTAAAGCTAAGTGTCGTGAGGCCGAGAAGAATAAGGCCGCTGCTGCTCATAACCCTATTAGCTTGGTTCCCGCTGATTCCGATGGCCAATGCCGAGAGTATTGAGTTGCTACCCAGTATTTCTTTACACATTGGCGAGCAAGATAACAGCGGTAATTATTGGGATGGTTATGACTGGCGTGACCGCCAATGGTGGCATGACCATCAAGGGCGAGATTTAGGCGAGCGTAATCGTCATGGTCATTATTGGGATGGATACCGTTGGCAAGATAGAGATTGGTGGAAAAAAAACTATTACTATCGCGAAGGGCGCTATTGGAAATATGACAAGCATTATGATAAGCATGGTAAAAAACACCATCGCGGCAAAGGCCACGGTCATCATCATGACAACTAA
- a CDS encoding Nramp family divalent metal transporter: MLDSRAVDTPRRTSRRIKLSLMGPAFIAAIGYIDPGNFATNIQAGASFGYTLLWVVVWANIMAMLIQLLSAKLGIATGKNLAEHIRDRFPRPAVWAYWVQAEIIAMATDLAEFIGAAIGFKLLLGVTLLEGAVLTGIATFLILMLQKRGQKPLELVIGGLLLFVAAAYIVELVFSRPEIAALGRGMLIPDLPNRDAVFLAAGVLGATIMPHVIYLHSSLTQTAGENSKADRYASTKLDVAIAMTIAGFVNLAMMATAAAAFHFNGYGSIAEIEQAYLTLQPLLGNAAATIFGLSLVAAGLSSTVVGTLAGQVVMQGFVRFYIPIWLRRSVTMLPSFIVILMGMDATRILVMSQVLLSFGIALALVPLLAFTGNKELMGDMTNSKLIQVLGQLIVLVVIGLNAYLLISLL; the protein is encoded by the coding sequence ATGTTGGATAGTCGTGCTGTCGATACGCCCCGCCGTACATCAAGGAGGATTAAACTCTCCCTGATGGGGCCGGCTTTTATCGCCGCTATTGGCTACATTGATCCCGGCAACTTTGCCACCAATATTCAGGCCGGTGCTTCATTCGGTTACACCCTATTGTGGGTGGTGGTTTGGGCCAATATCATGGCCATGCTTATCCAACTTCTTTCCGCCAAGCTCGGTATTGCTACCGGTAAAAACCTGGCTGAACATATCCGTGACCGCTTTCCGCGCCCTGCGGTATGGGCTTATTGGGTGCAAGCCGAAATAATTGCAATGGCAACTGACTTGGCCGAGTTTATTGGGGCCGCCATTGGGTTCAAATTGCTATTGGGAGTGACGCTACTCGAGGGGGCGGTGCTAACCGGTATCGCGACTTTCCTTATTCTCATGTTGCAAAAGCGCGGGCAAAAACCCCTTGAGTTGGTTATCGGTGGCTTGCTGCTGTTTGTTGCCGCCGCTTATATTGTGGAGCTGGTTTTCTCGCGCCCTGAAATAGCGGCATTAGGCAGAGGGATGCTTATCCCCGACTTACCTAATCGGGATGCGGTATTTTTGGCCGCCGGGGTATTGGGTGCCACTATTATGCCGCACGTCATATATTTGCATTCATCATTGACACAAACTGCCGGGGAAAATTCTAAAGCGGATCGTTATGCCTCGACCAAATTGGATGTCGCCATTGCCATGACGATTGCAGGTTTCGTCAATCTGGCGATGATGGCGACTGCTGCGGCAGCATTCCATTTCAACGGCTACGGCAGTATTGCTGAGATTGAGCAAGCTTATTTAACCTTACAGCCACTGTTGGGTAATGCCGCGGCGACCATTTTTGGCCTGAGCTTAGTGGCCGCCGGGTTGTCATCCACGGTGGTCGGCACCTTAGCCGGTCAAGTGGTTATGCAGGGTTTTGTCCGGTTTTACATCCCTATTTGGCTGCGGCGTTCCGTCACCATGTTGCCCTCATTTATTGTAATTTTGATGGGAATGGATGCGACGCGGATATTGGTCATGAGCCAAGTCTTGCTGAGTTTTGGTATTGCTTTGGCGCTGGTGCCATTGCTGGCCTTTACTGGCAATAAAGAATTAATGGGCGATATGACTAACTCAAAACTGATTCAGGTTTTGGGGCAGCTGATTGTACTGGTGGTGATTGGATTAAATGCTTATCTGCTCATCAGTCTGCTTTAA
- a CDS encoding NupC/NupG family nucleoside CNT transporter has protein sequence MSHILQFALALVVVAILALAICKDRKSIRIRFVIQLLVIEVLLAYFFLHSEVGLGFVKGFAGLFDKLLGFAATGTDFVFGNMGDKGLAFFFLRVLCPIVFISALIGILQYIKVLPVVIRIIGTLLSKINGMGKLESFNAVSSLILGQSENFIAYKDILGRMSEKRMYTMAATAMSTVSMSIVGAYMSMLDAKFVVAALVLNMFSTFIVLSLINPYKAEDEEELQLSNLHEGQSFFEMLGEYILAGFKVAIIVAAMLIGFIALIAAMNALFSLLFGISFQGILGYVFFPFAWVMGIPAHEALQVGGIMATKLVSNEFVAMMDLQKVASELSPRSVGILSVFLVSFANFSSIGIVAGAIKGLNEHQGNVVSRFGLKLLYGSTLVSVLSASIAGLVL, from the coding sequence ATGTCCCATATTTTACAGTTTGCGTTGGCCTTAGTTGTGGTGGCCATATTAGCATTAGCGATCTGTAAGGATCGTAAAAGCATCCGCATTCGGTTTGTTATTCAATTGTTAGTTATTGAGGTGCTGTTAGCGTACTTCTTCCTTCATTCGGAAGTTGGATTAGGTTTTGTGAAAGGATTCGCCGGCTTATTCGACAAATTATTGGGATTCGCCGCTACCGGCACCGATTTTGTCTTCGGCAATATGGGGGATAAAGGTCTCGCGTTCTTCTTCTTAAGAGTGCTGTGCCCTATCGTCTTTATTTCTGCGCTGATTGGTATTCTGCAATACATTAAAGTGCTGCCCGTCGTTATTCGCATCATTGGTACTTTGTTGTCCAAAATCAATGGCATGGGTAAGTTAGAATCATTCAACGCAGTCAGTTCACTGATTCTGGGCCAGTCTGAAAACTTTATCGCCTATAAAGATATTCTGGGCAGAATGTCTGAAAAACGCATGTACACCATGGCGGCAACAGCAATGTCGACAGTCTCCATGTCGATTGTGGGTGCTTACATGTCAATGCTGGACGCAAAATTTGTGGTCGCAGCACTGGTGCTTAACATGTTCAGTACCTTTATCGTGTTGTCGTTAATCAACCCGTATAAAGCAGAAGATGAAGAAGAGTTGCAACTAAGCAATCTGCATGAAGGCCAAAGCTTCTTTGAAATGCTGGGTGAATACATCCTAGCTGGTTTCAAAGTCGCCATTATCGTTGCGGCCATGTTGATTGGTTTCATTGCATTGATTGCAGCAATGAATGCACTGTTCAGCCTGCTGTTCGGCATCAGCTTCCAGGGTATTTTGGGTTATGTCTTCTTCCCATTTGCCTGGGTGATGGGTATTCCTGCTCACGAAGCCTTGCAAGTGGGCGGCATTATGGCAACCAAACTGGTTTCTAACGAATTTGTGGCAATGATGGACTTGCAGAAAGTGGCATCTGAATTGTCACCACGCAGTGTGGGGATTCTGTCTGTATTCCTGGTTTCATTCGCTAACTTCTCTTCTATCGGTATCGTAGCCGGTGCGATTAAAGGCCTGAATGAACACCAAGGTAATGTGGTTTCTCGTTTTGGTCTGAAACTGCTGTACGGCTCTACACTGGTCAGTGTGCTGTCCGCCTCTATTGCGGGCCTGGTACTCTAA
- the gltX gene encoding glutamate--tRNA ligase — MKIKTRFAPSPTGYLHVGGARTALYSWLFTRHLGGEFVLRIEDTDLERSTQEAIDAIMDGMNWLNLDWDEGPYFQTKRFDRYNAVIDQMLENGTAYKCYCSKERLDELRETQMANGEKPRYDGRCRDSQCSHGADEPSVVRFRNPQEGSVIFDDKIRGPIEFSNQELDDLIIRRTDGSPTYNFCVVVDDWDMEITHVIRGEDHINNTPRQINILKALGAPVPEYAHVSMILGDDGKKLSKRHGAVGVMQYRDDGYLPEALLNYLVRLGWSHGDQEIFSVAEMTELFTLDAVSKSASAFNTEKLQWLNHHYINSLPPEQVAVHLSWQVEQLGIDTRNGPELAEIVKLLGERCKTLKEMAESCRYFYEEFDEFDADAAKKHLRPVARQPLEAVRAKLAAITQWTTENVHNAIQGTADELGLGMGKVGMPLRVAVTGAGQSPGMDVTVHAIGQARSLARIDKALAFISEREAQQ, encoded by the coding sequence ATGAAAATTAAAACCCGTTTTGCCCCCAGCCCTACTGGCTATCTGCACGTAGGTGGCGCACGTACTGCGCTCTATTCCTGGTTATTCACCCGCCATTTAGGTGGTGAATTTGTTCTGCGCATTGAAGACACTGACCTTGAGCGCTCAACTCAGGAAGCCATCGACGCCATTATGGATGGGATGAACTGGCTAAATCTGGATTGGGACGAAGGCCCGTATTTCCAAACCAAACGATTCGACCGCTACAATGCGGTGATTGACCAAATGCTAGAGAATGGCACGGCATATAAATGTTATTGCTCTAAAGAACGTTTGGATGAATTGCGTGAAACCCAGATGGCGAATGGCGAAAAACCGCGCTACGACGGCCGCTGCCGCGATAGCCAGTGCAGCCATGGTGCTGATGAGCCTTCAGTCGTGCGTTTTCGTAACCCGCAGGAAGGCTCCGTTATTTTCGACGATAAAATCCGTGGGCCAATTGAATTCAGCAACCAAGAGCTGGACGATTTAATTATCCGCCGTACCGATGGTTCGCCAACTTATAACTTCTGTGTGGTTGTTGATGATTGGGATATGGAAATCACCCATGTTATCCGTGGTGAAGACCATATCAACAATACTCCCCGCCAAATCAATATCCTGAAAGCGCTGGGCGCGCCGGTTCCTGAGTATGCCCACGTCTCAATGATTCTCGGTGATGATGGCAAAAAACTGTCCAAACGCCATGGTGCCGTCGGTGTCATGCAATATCGCGATGACGGCTATCTGCCGGAGGCTCTGCTGAACTACTTAGTGCGTTTGGGTTGGTCTCATGGTGATCAGGAGATTTTCTCTGTCGCCGAAATGACCGAGTTATTCACTCTCGATGCCGTCAGCAAATCAGCCAGTGCTTTCAACACTGAAAAACTACAGTGGCTAAATCACCATTATATCAATAGCTTGCCACCAGAGCAGGTTGCAGTGCACCTGTCATGGCAAGTTGAACAACTGGGGATTGATACCCGTAATGGCCCAGAGTTGGCAGAGATTGTTAAACTGCTCGGCGAGCGCTGTAAGACATTGAAAGAAATGGCCGAATCTTGCCGTTACTTCTATGAAGAGTTTGACGAGTTCGACGCTGACGCCGCGAAAAAGCATTTACGCCCTGTGGCGCGCCAACCACTTGAAGCCGTCAGAGCTAAACTGGCCGCTATCACGCAATGGACCACTGAAAACGTCCACAACGCCATTCAGGGCACTGCAGATGAGTTAGGTCTCGGGATGGGCAAAGTCGGCATGCCACTGCGTGTTGCGGTCACTGGTGCCGGCCAATCACCGGGGATGGATGTCACTGTCCATGCCATCGGTCAGGCACGGTCACTGGCGCGTATTGATAAAGCTTTGGCCTTTATTAGCGAACGCGAAGCGCAGCAATAA